Genomic DNA from Prosthecobacter sp. SYSU 5D2:
GTTGAGTTATTGATCAATGATGGATGAGCTTGCTGGTATCGAAACCCAGCCTTTGCGCCTCCGCTTCATAGCTGCTTCGCAGTTCAGCGCTGATTTTGGGCCTCCGCGAGAGCAGCCATAAAAATTTCCGGTCCGGTGTCCCCACCAGCGCAGTTGAATAGTCCGGAGCCAGCTTGATAATCCAGTAGTTGCCTTCTTCAGGAACGGGAGCAAGCGCCGCCGGGCCTTCGAATCGTACCCGGAAACGGCTGTTTCTCCCATCTGGAACAACAGTGGCTGTCCCGGTGACGGTCACGCGCTCCTTGTCCGGACGTGTCTCGGTATTTACAACGAGGACGGTGCCATCCGCCTGGAGCTTATACTGCGCCTCGGCCTTCGAATCATCTCTCTGAAAGCTGTTTGGCAGACGGAAAAGCTCATACCAGTGTCCGGTATAACGTGCGATGTCCACCTGCGTTGCCGTCTGCAAAGGAGGGTTGCGGTGGCTGGTGCAACTGGCCAGGCCAAAAGCGAGACCTGCGAGGAAGAGGGGCAAGATGAAGGTTTTCACGATGAAGGAAAAAAGACTTTTTTGGCCTGCGCTCAGCCCTGAAGCAGAGACTGGGCGCCATCAATGTAGATCTCCGTGCCGGTGATGTGGCTGGCGGCATCCGTGGCCAGGAACCAGACAAGCTGTGCCACCTGTCCGGCTGTGCCGGAATCGTCAGGACTCAACGGCACTTCCCCTTCAGGATACTCCACCGGCACCCTGATCTCCTCCAGTCCCCGGGTGACAGTCTTGTCGTGGATCTCCGTCTGGATGGCCCCAGGGCAGATCACATTGATGCGCACCTGCTGCCTGGCCCATTCAAGGGCCAGCATCTTCACCATGGCCACCTGGGCGGCTTTGGAGCAGGCATAGGCGGTGGCTCCGGTGTTACTGAACATCCGGGTGCCGTTGACGGATGCAGTCACAATGACCGACCCGCCCTGTTTCTTCAGATGCGGAATGCTGTGCTTGAGGGTCAGGAAGGTGCCTTTGAGATTGACGTCCAGCGTCTTGTCCCATTCCTCCTCCGTCAGGCTTTCCAGAGGCGCCCAGACCCCGTTGGTGCCGGCATTGGCCAGCACGATGTCCAGACGGCCCCAGTTTCCAATTGCCGCCTCCACTGCGGCCTTGATCTCATTGCTCTTGGAGACATCTGCACAGATGGAGACAGCCCTGCCACCATGGTTTTTGATCTCTTGTTCGGTCTCTTGCAAGTCCTCAAGAGTGGTGCCGGTGAGCACCACGGCCGTCCCGGCATAGGCCAGGGTCTTGGCAGAAGCCCTGCCAATGCCTGAACCGGCACCGGTCACAAGGGCGACACGGCCGGTCAGCGATTGGGAGGGCAGTTGCATGGCAGTAAAAGGGTGATGGCGCTGGCGCAGCTCCTCATGAGCTGCGCACCATCAACACTTCGCACTGCCTGCCTTAAATGGATGTAAGCTCAGCCTTTCCTGCTCAGATCATTCCGAGCTTCATCTTGCCTTCGATGGAGATCATGCCCTGGTTCCAGGCGGGTTCCCACACCAGTTCCACGGCGGCATCATCTATGTCCTCGATGGTCATGATGCGGCTTTGGGCATCAGCTGCGATGGTCGGTCCCATCCCGCAGCCGGGGGCGGTGAGGGTCATCTTGACTACTGCCCGGTTCTTGCCTTCCTCCGTCTGCTCCACCTGGCAGTCATAGACCAGGCCCAGGTCCACGATGTTGACGGGGATCTCGGGGTCATAGACGTTCTTGAGCTGGTTCCAGACCTGCGCTTCCAGGTCGGTGGCACCTTCGGGAATGTTGGAGGAGGCGCTATCGGCATCCTTTTTTGAGGCTTCAGGGTCAATTCCCAGGGCATCCACATCCTTGGCACTGATCCGGGCCAGGCCAAAGTCAGTCGCCACCGTATAGGTGCCGCCCAGGGACTGGGTGATGATCACCTTCATGCCCAGAGGCAGGTTGATGGCATCTCCGCTTGGGATCTGGATGGCTTCAACTTCACGTTTCAGTTCAAGAGAGGAATGCATGGGAAAAGGGGGTGCGTGGCTGGGATGGATATCAGGGTGAGCATGGCTGCGGCTTGCCCTATGTCAACTTGCGTCAAGACCCGCGTTTTGTCTAAACTGAACGGCTTTTCCTTTCCTGTCGGGCAGTGACTCAGAATTGATAAATTCAAACCTCTTGCGCCACCATCAAGAGAGAGATCGCACGTTTACTTACGCCTATTAATATTTTTGCGCATCAAACACGATTTAGTTCACCTTAATTTGTGACACAAGGACGAAAAAGCTGCTTAATTTTTCCATGTGTTTTTACAAATTATGGATTTTATCATTTCAAAGTCTTAATTTTACGATATTAGACAAGTAGATCTGCTGAACCTCACCCTGCCAGACATGCGCCTGCTACTCTCTCTTGACGACATTGAAACCGCCCTTTCCAAGCTGCCAGGCTGGAGAAGAGAGGGCGCGGAATTGATGAAGACCTACCGCTTTCAAACTTATCTCGAAGGGATTGATTTTGTGAATTGTCTGGGCCGGTCTGCGGATGCACTGGACCATCATCCGGACATGTACGTAGGTTGGAAAAAGGTCAAAGTGAAGCTGACCACTCACAGTGCAGGAGGCATCACCCATCTAGATATCCAGATGGCACAGAATGCTGAAAACTGCTGCAAAGAAGCGGAACTGATTTCCGCAGGTGGAGAAGCTTAGAGCTTCTTAAGCAAACCCTGGAGAAGATCCCCCAAACCTTCACCGCTCATCAGATTCTTCAAAACCCGTTCGGTTTTGGGTTTGACCTTGGGATCGGACAATGAACCTGAAGACTCGATATCGAAGGTCATCCGGCCCTGGCTGTCAGAAAGTGACTTGGTAAGAGCACGGGCGATGGATTCACCGAGCTTTGCCTGGGCGATGCCGTTGCTGAGCCGGGTCTGCAATTCCGGACCGGTGGAGAGACGGAGATTGATCTCATGCCTGTCCTTGGCGGCATTGACCCAGGATTTCGGTTCAATGGCCACTTCATATTCGGGAAACACAAACTGTGTGAGACTGCGCGTGATGAAGAGGTCATTGGCGAAGTCGCCACTGACGACGGCATCCTGCATCAAAGGGCCCCCGATGATAATGGGGGAAAGATCCACCCCATATTCCTGGAGCTTGCGCAGTTCCTTGCCTGCAGCCTCGCCGATGGTCATGAAACCGCCCAGGACGGAGCCTTTGGCCAGGGTCAGGCTGAGCTGGGAGAAGGGCTTCCATTCCAGTGTTTTGGGGTTGATGGGCCGGATGTCACCCGTGCCGGAGACGACCAGATGGGCCAGTTCAGCCGGACGCATGGCCCCGTCAATGCGGGCCATGCCGGTGACATCAATGGTGGTGTTTAAAACGGCCTGGATGCGATTGTGGTTGGCGAGGTCCGCCTTGTCCACATCAATGCCGGTGAGCTTGAAGTCCAGGTCACGGATGCTAACCTGAGTGGTGCCGGTGGTGATGTTGAACTGGCCTTTTTCAATGGTGGCGGAACTGACGGCATACGTGAAAGCCGGAGCGGGTTCTTCGGACGCCTGGCTTTCCACTTTGGGAGGAAGAGGCTCTGTTTTTGGGGTGGCGGCGACGGCTTCGGTGCTTCCCGGTTTTTTAAACAAGGCCTCCAGCGTGCTTTTGCCTTCGTCATCCTGGATCTCCGTGACGGAGGGGCTGACAATGCCGACGTGCTCCACAAACAGGCGGCGGTTGATCAGGTCGTCCAGCTTCACTGACAGGGTGAGTTCGGGAATCACCACGACGGCGCTGCCTTCGGCCAGAGGTGTCCTTTCGGCGTAAGCTTTGGCCACTTCGAGGTCTCTGGGAGCCAGGCGTACGTTGATGAATTTGAGGGTGGCCGGATTGGTTAGCAGATTGAGCTTTGCATCGCCCACCTCAGCGCGGCAGTTCCAGTTTTCCTCGGCCAGCTCCACCCAGGTTGCCGGGCCCATCTTCTGCATGATCCACCAGGACGCGGCTCCCAGCGCAGCTCCCGTCAGGACAAAAAGGATGAGGACGACATAGAGGAACTTTTTCATAAGGACAGGTTAGGCCGAATCTGGCCCTGAGGCAAGAAGGTGCTGCCTAGGGTTCGATGACGGATGTTTGTTTGCCCGCAGCGTCCCAGAGCCAGACTTTGCCCGCATCACCGCCGGCGAAGACGGTTTTGGCATCGGAGGTGACGGCGACGCTGTAAAGCATGGCGGCGATGCCGGTGAGTTTGGTCTGTTTGGCGGTTTCGCTGCGCTGGGCACCGTCGTGCTTTTTGAGTTCGGTGTAGATGCTGCCGTTGCCTTTTTCAGTGACGGCGACAAGGGCCTTGCCATCGGGGGTCCAGGCGAGGGCGGTGAAAGCGGTTTTTTTGTCGCCGAGGGTGACGTCCTGCTCTCGGCTTTTGACGTCCCAGACTTTGATTTCGCGGTCGGCTCCGGCGGTGGCAAGCTGGGTGGCGTCTTTGTTAAAGGCGACGGAGAGGACGTGGCTGGTATGGCCCTCATAGGTGGAGATGAGCTTGCTGTCGGCGACCTTCCAAAGGCGGGCCAGCTTGTCGGCGCCGGCACTGGCCAGGGAGCTGCCGTCAGGGGAAAGACGGAGGGCATAGAGGGTGTCGTCGTGGGCTTTCCAGGTGGAAAGCAGCTTCTTTCCTGGCAGGTCTATGCGGTGGATGAATCCGGCACCACCGGTCTCGCCATCGGCGGCGAAGAGGATTTTGCCATCCGTGGTAAGAGCGAGCGCGGTGAGGTTGCCGACGAAGCCGGTGCTGATCTGGCCGGTGGTTTTGAAGGTGGTGATGTCCCAGAGTTTGAGCTGGCGGAAGCCACCCGTGATGAGGGTCGTGCCGTCCTGGGTCCAGGCGAGGGACTGGATGGCTTCTTCGTGACCGCTGAGGCTGCCGAGGCGGGGCCGGTCAGGCTGGGTGAGGTCGTGCAAATGGACTCGGGAACCGGCGGCGATGGCCAAAGTCTTTTCATCCGGGGAAAGGGCCAGGGCGAGAACAGGCTGGTAGGTGACGGGAACCGGGGCCAGGGCGACAGGCTGGGGAACGGGCAGCTCATCGAAGACGCTGGCGTCCCAGACGGCACCCTGGGTGATCCAGTTTTGGAGCGCGGTGACCTGGTCCTTGGAGAGCTGCTTTTTAGGCGGCATGTGGGGATCGGCATCTTCCAGCACCAGCTCGTAGAGAAGGCTCTCCCCTGCCCTGCCGGGGATGACGGAGGTGCCGCTGTCACCACCGAGGATCATCTTTTCCCGGGTGGTGAGAAGCAGGCCACCTTTGGCCTTGCCAGGCTTGTGACAGCCCAGGCACTCATCCCGCAGCACCCGCATGGCCGTCAGTGTATCCGTTTCAGCGGGAGCGGCCGCCTGGGTATGGACGGCGTGGATCGAGAGGGCGATGAGGATGAAACGAAGCATGGAGGGATAAACCCTTATACGGACCGGTCAGGCACTTTCTCCCGTGGGTTTGCGTTCGTTGACGATGCGGTCCACGGCGTGTTTGGTGACGATGTTCCCCTGGGAATCGCGGCCTTTGATGGCCATGGCGGCGACAGGGAATTTCAGCGACAGGGTGCGCAGGTAGAGAGCGGGTTTGAGATGCACCAGGAGGTTCTGCGCGTCGCTTTCTGCCTCGGTTTCGTGGCGCGTGAAGAAGAGTACAAGGCTGCCTGGAGTGCCCTTCGTCAGCGTGTAGGCTTTGTCACGGGTGATGCCGCCAATGCGGAAGCGCTTGGCCATGACGGGGCCGTTTTTGCCATCGCGATAGATGAGGGTATAGACAGCTTCCTCGTCCTTTTTGAAGAGGTTGATGTAGAGCGGGTTTTTGCCGACGTGGATCTTCGGGGCCACCTTGGAGACGGTCATGACGCCATCCTTCGAGAAGAAGATGAGGTCATCCAAGTGGGAGCATTTGCAGATGGGCTCGCCTTCTTTTTTGAGGCCAGTGCCGGCAAAACCTTCTTTGGCATCCAGGTAGAGGATTTCGTTGGCGATGATGACCTGGGCGGCGGCGACGCGGTCAAAGCTGCTGACGACGGTGCGGCGCTCGCGGCCTGCACCGTAGGCTTTTTTCAAGCGCTCAAAGTGGGCGATGGTGTAGCGGGTGAGCTGCTTGAGGTGTTTTTGGACCTGGTCAATGTCCTTCTCCAGATTGAGGATGTGCTGGTCGGCCTCGAAGCTGTTGAATTTGGAGATGCGCTTGATTTTGATCTCGGTGAGGCGGGCGACGTCTTCATCGGTGACGGCCCGTTTTAGAAGGGTGAGATGGGGCTTGAGGCCTTTCCAGATGTTGGCCATGACTTCCTCCCAGGTCTCGGCTTCTTCGATCTTCCGGTAGATGCGGTTTTCGATGAAGATCTTTTCCAGGGAGCTGAAGTGCCATTTTTCCTCCAGTTCGTTGAGCTGGATCTCGAGTTCGGCCCCGAGGAGTTTTTTGGTGTGCTCGGCGCTCTCCTTGAGGAGGTCATTGACGTTGGCAAAGCGCGGCTTGTCATCCTGAATGACGACGGCATTGGGGGCGATGGAAACCTCGCAATCGGTGAAGGCGTAGAGGGCCTGGATGGTCTGCTCCACGTCGGTGCCGGGAGGGAGCTGGACGACGATCTCGACAAACTCGGCCGTGTTGTCATCCACGCGGGCGATCTTGATTTTGCCCTTCTCGTTCGCCGCCACGATGCTGTCCATGACACCGCCGGTGGTGGTTCCAAAGGGAACCTCGGTGATCAGCAGGGTATTCTTTTTGGGCCCTTCCTCAATCTTGGCACGGACACGGATGCGGCCGCCGCGAAGGCCGCCGTTGTAGTCGCTGGCATCCATGATGCCGCCCTGGATGAAATCGGGGACGAGATAGACTTCTTCGCCACGCATGGCGGCGATGCTGGCATCGCACAGCTCGATGAAATTGTGTGGAAGAATGCGGCAGCTAAGGCCAACGGCGATGCCTTCGACTCCCTGGGCGAGCAGGAGCGGAAACTTCACCGGGAGGGTGACGGGCTCTTTATTACGGCCGTCGTAGCTGGCGGACCAGTCGGTGACCTTGGGGCTGAAGACGACGTCGAGGGCGAATTTGGAGAGGCGGGCCTCGATGTATCGGGGAGCGGCGGCGTTGTCGCCGGTGAGGATGTTTCCCCAGTTGCCCTGCATATCAATGAGGAGGTCCTTCTGGCCGATCTGGACCATGGCATCGCCGATGCTGGCATCGCCATGAGGATGGTACTTCATGGTGTTGCCGACGACGTTGGCCACCTTGTTGTAACGGCCGTCTTCCAGCTCATCCATGCTGTGGAGGATGCGCCGCTGGACGGGCTTGAGTCCGTCGTTAATGTGGGGCACCGCGCGCTCGAGGATCACGTAACTGGCGTAGTCCAGGAACCAGTCGCCATACAGATCGTCAATGGGCTTGATCTCAATGGGAGCACTGTCCGCCAGGATGGGGGAGGAATCTTCGGTTTTGGTAGGTTTCTTGGCCACGATTAAAAAAAGGGGATGAGACGGAGGGCGAGCATAGACGCTCAGGTCCGGCTGGCAAGCGATGGGAGAGGGGAAGGAGTGCTCTTCCCGCTAGAGCGGGATCAGCTTTAGCGCTGAGTGCAGGAATTGAGGGAGAGGGTAAAAAAAAGATTTTGGGCAGAAGATTTTCCCAAACCACTGATGGCCGGTAAATCGGCATCATAGGCATGGACGGCAAACGCACCATCCTGGGCGTCAGAGACGATCACTCAGGCAAGGCTCAAAGAGCGCGTGGGATTTTACGCCAAAAGCGCCCCCAAACTCGCCTCCTGGATGGAGGCCAACATTCCGCAAGGCTTCGCGGTTGACGGCCTGCCGGCAGCTCATCAGCGCCGGATTCGCACCAGCAACGCCATCGAGCGCGTCATCAACCAGGAGGTCAAGCGCCGTCCACAGGTCCTCACGATCTTCCCCAACGAAGCCTCTCTGCTGCACCTCGTCTCAGCCCCTGCTCTGAGAGCAGAACGACGAATGGAGCACCGGTAAAATTTACCTCAACATGAACTCACCTGATCCATCGCGAACCTGATTGACACTTTTACAGAATGAACTTTGCCCGGCCAAGGACCACCTACTCCGAAGGAGTAGCCCTATCGACCCGAGCCGGTCTAACATGGCTTCGAGATGATGGGGCAACCCTGACGGGTTGAACTTCCGCGCTAACGCTTCGTTTCCCTTACCGGAGGTCTGGCTCGTCAAGACTCGCCTGACCCTCCGGCTACTCATGGGGCAGCCCTGCGAGCTGATGGGCGGAACCAAAACCACAACACTTAACTTGTGAGATTATTCTTTTCATCTTGATTAAGTTAGTCCAGCAGACCGATGCTACACAGTGAAAGCCAGCTCAATGGTCTTTCTGTTCAAGAAGACATTCATGTTCGCTTTTATATAAGAAAGCAAAGATGTCAAAATGATTCCCCGATCCCATATGTCATTCAGAAAATCTGACTCGGCATCATCCAGTTCAGCGGCTAAGGTTTTTCTACGGTCAATTGTCAATCGCTCAATCCGTACAAGGTCTTCCTCTGAATTGCAATCAAGTCCGTAACGGCCAAGAACTGCCTCGATAGAATGCTTCCATAAATTGAGCCTTTCGACGTTCAATACACCAATTGCAGCCAAGCCCCTGCTGATGACTGCGTAATTTTCATTTGTGATTAGATCGTTGATACCATTTCCATAAGTGGAGTCGAAATTCCACGCATTCAGCACAACTTGCTCTTCATGATATAGAACAGTGTAGGGGACCGTTGACAGAATGCTCCATAACTGAAAGAGCACTTCAGCCGGATTGGCATTCTTCTGGATAAGGTCGTTAATATCGTAATTCATGAGGAGCGTTCTGCCAGCAGGTTGACCGGCACTTTATCTTAATCCCATTCACCGCACCTGCCCTTTGCTGCGCACCTGCTCCAGCAGGCCAGTGAGCTCTTTGACCTTATCAGGCTTTTCGGCGTAGAGGTTGTGCTTTTGGGCGAGGTCGGTGGAGAGGTCGTAGAGTTCGCCTTCGTGCTCGTTTTTCGCGTAACCAAACTCTTCGTTATACCAGGCGGGGACTTTGCTCTGGGCACCGGATTTGGCAGCGACGAGGAGCCAGTTTTGGTGGCGTAGGGCGTAGGCGTCTTCTTTGGTGTTGTGGACGATGGTGGTGCGGGGGCTGGGGGCGTTTTCTTTCCAGACGGGGAGCTGGTTATAGCTGTCATTAGCGGAGCCTGCGGGGATCTCGGCACCGATGATGGCGGCGACGGTGGCGAGGATGTCCACTTGGCTGGTGAGGGCATCGCTGACGGTGCCGGGCTTCACCACGCCGGGCCAGCGGACAACGAAGGGCAAGCGGTGGCCGCCTTCATGGAGGTCGCGCTTCACTCCGCGCAGGGGGCCGGAGCTGCGGTGGCCGAAGTTCTGGATGCGGGGGTAGGCATAGTGCTCAGCACCGTTGTCAGCGGAAAAGATGACGAGGGTGTTGTCCGCAAAGCCGTTGGCCTCCAGCGCCTGGAGGATCTGCCCGGCCTTGGCATCGGTCTGCACCATGAAGTCGCCATAACCTCCGGCCTGGGATTTGCCAGTGAACTCATTGGTGGGCACGATGGGGGCGTGCGGGGAATTGAACGGGACGTAGAGAAAAAACGGTCCCTCTTTGCCCTTCTGCTGGCCGATCCATTTCACGGCCTGGTCACGCAGCCGGGGCACGACGGCGTAAAAGTCCCAGCCGGGCGTCATGGGACCCGGACGGGCCTCCCAGTTGCCTTCGCGGGTCTCGGGAGTGATGGTGAGCGGCTCGGACGG
This window encodes:
- a CDS encoding lipocalin family protein, whose amino-acid sequence is MKTFILPLFLAGLAFGLASCTSHRNPPLQTATQVDIARYTGHWYELFRLPNSFQRDDSKAEAQYKLQADGTVLVVNTETRPDKERVTVTGTATVVPDGRNSRFRVRFEGPAALAPVPEEGNYWIIKLAPDYSTALVGTPDRKFLWLLSRRPKISAELRSSYEAEAQRLGFDTSKLIHH
- a CDS encoding SDR family NAD(P)-dependent oxidoreductase, with amino-acid sequence MQLPSQSLTGRVALVTGAGSGIGRASAKTLAYAGTAVVLTGTTLEDLQETEQEIKNHGGRAVSICADVSKSNEIKAAVEAAIGNWGRLDIVLANAGTNGVWAPLESLTEEEWDKTLDVNLKGTFLTLKHSIPHLKKQGGSVIVTASVNGTRMFSNTGATAYACSKAAQVAMVKMLALEWARQQVRINVICPGAIQTEIHDKTVTRGLEEIRVPVEYPEGEVPLSPDDSGTAGQVAQLVWFLATDAASHITGTEIYIDGAQSLLQG
- the sufT gene encoding putative Fe-S cluster assembly protein SufT, whose protein sequence is MHSSLELKREVEAIQIPSGDAINLPLGMKVIITQSLGGTYTVATDFGLARISAKDVDALGIDPEASKKDADSASSNIPEGATDLEAQVWNQLKNVYDPEIPVNIVDLGLVYDCQVEQTEEGKNRAVVKMTLTAPGCGMGPTIAADAQSRIMTIEDIDDAAVELVWEPAWNQGMISIEGKMKLGMI
- a CDS encoding 4a-hydroxytetrahydrobiopterin dehydratase, with amino-acid sequence MRLLLSLDDIETALSKLPGWRREGAELMKTYRFQTYLEGIDFVNCLGRSADALDHHPDMYVGWKKVKVKLTTHSAGGITHLDIQMAQNAENCCKEAELISAGGEA
- a CDS encoding c-type cytochrome domain-containing protein — encoded protein: MLRFILIALSIHAVHTQAAAPAETDTLTAMRVLRDECLGCHKPGKAKGGLLLTTREKMILGGDSGTSVIPGRAGESLLYELVLEDADPHMPPKKQLSKDQVTALQNWITQGAVWDASVFDELPVPQPVALAPVPVTYQPVLALALSPDEKTLAIAAGSRVHLHDLTQPDRPRLGSLSGHEEAIQSLAWTQDGTTLITGGFRQLKLWDITTFKTTGQISTGFVGNLTALALTTDGKILFAADGETGGAGFIHRIDLPGKKLLSTWKAHDDTLYALRLSPDGSSLASAGADKLARLWKVADSKLISTYEGHTSHVLSVAFNKDATQLATAGADREIKVWDVKSREQDVTLGDKKTAFTALAWTPDGKALVAVTEKGNGSIYTELKKHDGAQRSETAKQTKLTGIAAMLYSVAVTSDAKTVFAGGDAGKVWLWDAAGKQTSVIEP
- a CDS encoding DNA gyrase/topoisomerase IV subunit A; this translates as MLADSAPIEIKPIDDLYGDWFLDYASYVILERAVPHINDGLKPVQRRILHSMDELEDGRYNKVANVVGNTMKYHPHGDASIGDAMVQIGQKDLLIDMQGNWGNILTGDNAAAPRYIEARLSKFALDVVFSPKVTDWSASYDGRNKEPVTLPVKFPLLLAQGVEGIAVGLSCRILPHNFIELCDASIAAMRGEEVYLVPDFIQGGIMDASDYNGGLRGGRIRVRAKIEEGPKKNTLLITEVPFGTTTGGVMDSIVAANEKGKIKIARVDDNTAEFVEIVVQLPPGTDVEQTIQALYAFTDCEVSIAPNAVVIQDDKPRFANVNDLLKESAEHTKKLLGAELEIQLNELEEKWHFSSLEKIFIENRIYRKIEEAETWEEVMANIWKGLKPHLTLLKRAVTDEDVARLTEIKIKRISKFNSFEADQHILNLEKDIDQVQKHLKQLTRYTIAHFERLKKAYGAGRERRTVVSSFDRVAAAQVIIANEILYLDAKEGFAGTGLKKEGEPICKCSHLDDLIFFSKDGVMTVSKVAPKIHVGKNPLYINLFKKDEEAVYTLIYRDGKNGPVMAKRFRIGGITRDKAYTLTKGTPGSLVLFFTRHETEAESDAQNLLVHLKPALYLRTLSLKFPVAAMAIKGRDSQGNIVTKHAVDRIVNERKPTGESA
- a CDS encoding arylsulfatase encodes the protein MKPLRLLLLLPLWLACLSLPAAESRPNIVILYADDMGYGDLGAQNPDSKIPTPHLDKLASQGMRFTDAHSSSGICTPSRYALLTGRFHWRKMHGIVNSFDKPVLDEADTTLPELLKTQGYRTACIGKWHLGWNWDDILKPGAEPVMDARGRHRVFASGDFDWGKPVSGGPLSHGFDYYFGDDVPNFPPYAWFENDRVITVPSEPLTITPETREGNWEARPGPMTPGWDFYAVVPRLRDQAVKWIGQQKGKEGPFFLYVPFNSPHAPIVPTNEFTGKSQAGGYGDFMVQTDAKAGQILQALEANGFADNTLVIFSADNGAEHYAYPRIQNFGHRSSGPLRGVKRDLHEGGHRLPFVVRWPGVVKPGTVSDALTSQVDILATVAAIIGAEIPAGSANDSYNQLPVWKENAPSPRTTIVHNTKEDAYALRHQNWLLVAAKSGAQSKVPAWYNEEFGYAKNEHEGELYDLSTDLAQKHNLYAEKPDKVKELTGLLEQVRSKGQVR